A genome region from Schlesneria paludicola DSM 18645 includes the following:
- a CDS encoding Na+/H+ antiporter, with protein MNPVEVVIGLIFVATVLAAVAQRVGVAYPIVLVLGGLLVSFLPGIPLIHLDPEVVLLVFIPPLVYLPASQVALMDFRTSWFPISMLSIGLVLVTLFGIAGLVHLAMPQFAWSSAFVLAAVVAPTDMIAVNAIIRRTPIPHSVARILDGESLFNDVIAFVAYKIAVRAVLHHSFSFAGTLAEFTWDSVAGVAAGLLIGQLAIWSRRRVHDPAINAAISLLTSFAAYLTGEALQASGVLATVTAGLWVGRSLSRILEPETRQGSFSFWAGLNFILEGLAFVLIGLELRPILAELAPYSTTILVGLAVLISAGVILLRLLWIGAAFAVRLLVRRVLGMPSFQGSWKNALIIGWSGARGVDSLAAALGIPLLLADRLTPFPDRALILYLSFVVILVTLLLQGATLPVLIRWLTVSIDDAEAEESRFANIATVQAALRVLEQAQPASDDLRDLTRHLQRTYENRLTHLQTSSKAVTENSPAQIIASATSLRLAILKAKRETLIELRDQGRISNTVLRRIERSLDFEEIQLSS; from the coding sequence ATGAATCCGGTTGAAGTTGTAATTGGGCTGATTTTTGTTGCCACGGTGCTTGCGGCCGTCGCTCAGCGAGTCGGTGTGGCGTATCCGATTGTCCTGGTGCTTGGCGGACTGCTAGTCAGCTTTCTGCCGGGGATCCCCCTGATCCATCTTGATCCGGAAGTTGTGCTTCTGGTCTTCATTCCTCCGCTCGTCTATCTGCCCGCGTCGCAAGTGGCGCTGATGGACTTTCGGACGAGTTGGTTTCCGATCTCAATGCTCTCGATCGGACTGGTTCTGGTGACGTTATTTGGAATTGCAGGGCTGGTCCATCTCGCCATGCCTCAATTTGCCTGGTCGAGCGCGTTCGTACTGGCAGCGGTTGTCGCGCCGACCGATATGATCGCGGTCAACGCCATTATTCGTCGAACCCCGATTCCGCATAGCGTGGCCAGGATTCTGGATGGAGAGAGTCTATTCAACGATGTGATTGCTTTCGTCGCCTATAAGATTGCCGTTCGCGCCGTCTTGCATCATTCCTTCTCCTTTGCGGGTACGCTTGCAGAATTTACCTGGGACTCTGTCGCCGGTGTCGCCGCGGGATTGCTGATTGGTCAACTGGCCATCTGGAGTCGCCGGCGGGTTCATGATCCCGCGATCAATGCGGCCATCTCGCTACTGACGTCGTTCGCCGCCTACTTGACGGGTGAGGCCCTTCAGGCGTCGGGCGTTCTTGCCACCGTGACCGCCGGTCTATGGGTCGGGCGATCACTGTCTCGAATTCTTGAGCCGGAAACGCGACAAGGATCGTTCTCATTCTGGGCTGGTTTGAATTTCATACTTGAGGGATTGGCGTTTGTCCTGATTGGGCTCGAATTACGTCCCATTCTGGCCGAACTGGCTCCCTACTCGACCACGATACTGGTCGGCCTGGCCGTGCTCATCTCTGCTGGTGTGATTCTGCTCCGACTTCTCTGGATCGGTGCCGCTTTTGCTGTTCGGTTGCTCGTTCGTCGTGTACTTGGGATGCCTTCATTTCAAGGAAGTTGGAAGAATGCACTGATTATTGGTTGGTCAGGGGCCCGTGGCGTCGACTCGCTGGCTGCCGCCCTGGGGATCCCACTGTTGCTCGCCGATCGTCTGACGCCGTTCCCTGATCGGGCGCTGATCCTATATCTAAGCTTTGTGGTGATTCTGGTGACGCTGCTGCTGCAGGGGGCCACATTACCCGTCTTGATTCGATGGTTGACCGTCTCAATTGATGATGCAGAGGCAGAAGAAAGCAGGTTTGCCAACATTGCGACCGTTCAAGCGGCACTTCGTGTTCTTGAACAGGCACAGCCAGCTAGTGACGATCTGCGCGACCTGACGCGACATCTGCAACGGACATATGAGAACCGTTTGACGCACCTTCAAACGAGCAGCAAAGCTGTCACTGAAAACAGCCCGGCTCAGATCATCGCTTCGGCCACGTCACTTCGACTTGCCATCCTTAAGGCCAAACGCGAGACGCTCATTGAATTGCGAGATCAGGGACGCATCAGCAACACCGTGCTGCGGCGAATCGAACGGTCTCTCGATTTTGAAGAAATCCAATTGTCGTCGTAG
- a CDS encoding LLM class flavin-dependent oxidoreductase, with amino-acid sequence MKSLSQIPFSILDLAPIRQGGTAAESFRNTLDLAQHAERLGYHRYWLAEHHSLPGIASAATAVVIGYVAAGTTRIRVGSGGIMLPNHAPLVIAEQFGTLASMFPGRIDLGLGRAPGGDQRTARALRGFNGRNGDTFPQDLSELMSYFQPGGPGTGVHAVPGEGLEVPVWLLGSSDFGARLAAERGLPFAFASHFAPEFLHPALALYRERFQPSSTLDRPYAAVAVNVVAADSDAEALRLFTTLQQAFLNLVRGTPGLLPPAVDSMSGRWNALEREQVERMTRYSAVGSLAKVQRRLADIVEATDADELILVGPIEDHAARLHSFELVAELLKVSASSTRPNNAATAAPSV; translated from the coding sequence ATGAAGTCGCTCTCGCAAATTCCATTCTCAATTCTCGATCTTGCCCCGATTCGACAAGGTGGCACGGCTGCGGAATCGTTTCGAAATACACTAGATCTGGCGCAGCATGCCGAGCGTTTGGGATATCACAGATACTGGCTGGCCGAGCATCATAGTCTGCCCGGGATTGCGAGCGCGGCCACGGCGGTTGTGATCGGGTATGTCGCGGCTGGAACAACTCGGATTCGGGTGGGGTCCGGCGGAATCATGCTGCCAAATCATGCCCCGCTGGTGATCGCCGAGCAGTTCGGTACCTTGGCGTCGATGTTTCCCGGCCGAATCGACTTGGGTCTGGGGAGAGCTCCCGGCGGCGATCAGCGAACCGCGCGCGCGTTACGAGGGTTTAATGGCCGAAATGGCGACACGTTTCCGCAGGACCTGAGCGAACTGATGAGCTACTTTCAGCCGGGTGGCCCCGGCACAGGAGTTCATGCGGTTCCCGGTGAGGGACTCGAAGTTCCTGTCTGGCTGCTAGGATCGAGCGATTTCGGCGCCAGACTCGCCGCCGAACGTGGCCTGCCATTCGCTTTCGCATCCCACTTCGCTCCCGAGTTTCTGCATCCGGCACTGGCGCTTTATCGAGAGCGATTTCAGCCATCATCGACGTTAGACAGGCCTTATGCCGCCGTCGCCGTGAATGTCGTCGCGGCGGATTCCGATGCGGAAGCGCTACGGTTGTTTACGACGCTGCAACAGGCGTTCCTGAATCTGGTCCGCGGCACTCCGGGCCTGCTTCCACCGGCAGTTGATTCGATGAGCGGTCGCTGGAACGCTCTTGAACGCGAGCAGGTCGAGCGGATGACGCGCTATTCTGCGGTTGGATCATTGGCCAAGGTGCAGAGGCGCCTTGCCGACATCGTTGAGGCCACAGATGCCGATGAACTGATTCTCGTGGGACCGATCGAAGACCACGCCGCCAGGCTGCACTCGTTCGAACTGGTCGCTGAATTGCTGAAAGTGTCCGCGTCTTCCACCCGTCCGAACAATGCCGCGACAGCAGCACCATCCGTGTGA
- a CDS encoding GrpB family protein has protein sequence MPPPIKVELVAYDPRWRIVADDEKTRLTETLGPILITVHHIGSTAIPGLSAKPILDLIPVVRSVSELDQHQDALEKLGYEWWGELGLPSRRYCTKNHPDTGRRIVQLHCYAVGSPEIDRHLAFRDFLRQQPDVAQAYNAEKIRCQQLHPNDSHAYGDCKNAWIKQIESIAMGRMKPDASL, from the coding sequence ATGCCTCCTCCTATCAAAGTTGAGTTAGTGGCGTACGACCCACGATGGAGGATCGTGGCCGATGACGAAAAGACTCGGCTGACCGAAACTCTCGGTCCGATCCTGATCACTGTCCATCACATTGGCTCGACGGCGATTCCGGGACTCTCTGCCAAGCCAATTCTCGATCTGATCCCAGTGGTCCGTAGCGTGTCCGAACTCGACCAGCATCAGGATGCCTTGGAAAAGCTGGGATACGAGTGGTGGGGTGAACTTGGGCTGCCATCGCGTCGCTACTGCACGAAGAATCATCCCGACACCGGGCGCAGAATCGTCCAACTTCATTGCTACGCTGTCGGCTCTCCCGAGATTGACCGTCATCTGGCGTTCCGTGACTTCCTTCGCCAACAACCGGATGTGGCCCAGGCCTATAACGCAGAGAAAATCCGTTGCCAACAGCTTCATCCGAACGATTCGCACGCCTACGGAGACTGCAAAAACGCATGGATCAAACAAATCGAGTCAATCGCGATGGGGCGCATGAAACCTGACGCATCTTTGTAG
- a CDS encoding M20/M25/M40 family metallo-hydrolase — translation MAGDAMSWVSKFDSAAAIKLVMELMAIPGRSKQEGNIVELIVSKLLAAGVSPSNITTDNANRRIPGGGEVGNLIVKLPGTQRGPRRLLMAHLDTVPICVGCQPVLDRDIIRSANASTGLGGDDRAGVAVVLTAILELLRLNLPHPPLTLFFAVQEEIGLYGARFVQASKLGSPKFCFNWDGGDPRFVSVGATGDYAIEIEIEGLASHAGVHPERGINAITIASLAIADLTENGWHGLIEKGKHRGTSNVGIVHAGEATNVVTPSLTLRAEARSHDPVFRKKIVDAYQKAFAKAAKSVKSADGKTGKVTFRSDLKYESFRLDPQEPVVSLAESAVAHIGLTPELCVGNGGLDANWMTAHGFPTVTLGCGQRDIHTVNEWLHVPSFLQGCQIAMLLASGDLG, via the coding sequence ATGGCGGGCGACGCAATGAGTTGGGTCTCGAAGTTTGACAGTGCCGCGGCAATCAAGCTGGTCATGGAACTGATGGCGATTCCAGGGCGAAGCAAGCAGGAAGGGAACATCGTCGAGTTGATTGTCTCCAAGCTTCTCGCCGCGGGCGTGTCACCGTCGAATATCACGACAGACAATGCCAATCGGCGAATTCCTGGCGGAGGCGAGGTTGGCAACTTGATTGTCAAACTCCCCGGGACGCAGCGTGGACCACGGCGATTGCTGATGGCACATCTCGATACCGTTCCGATCTGCGTTGGATGCCAGCCAGTACTGGATAGAGACATCATTCGATCGGCGAATGCATCGACCGGCCTGGGGGGCGACGATCGTGCGGGTGTCGCTGTGGTCCTCACGGCGATATTAGAACTATTGCGTCTGAATCTTCCCCATCCGCCGCTCACGTTATTCTTCGCCGTTCAGGAAGAAATCGGCCTTTATGGGGCGCGGTTCGTCCAAGCCAGTAAGCTCGGATCGCCGAAGTTCTGTTTCAACTGGGATGGCGGCGATCCTCGTTTTGTCAGTGTCGGAGCCACCGGTGACTACGCGATCGAAATTGAGATCGAGGGTCTGGCAAGTCATGCCGGTGTCCATCCCGAGCGTGGGATCAATGCGATCACCATCGCGTCACTGGCGATTGCCGACCTGACCGAAAATGGCTGGCACGGTCTGATCGAAAAGGGGAAACACCGAGGAACGAGCAACGTGGGTATCGTTCATGCGGGCGAAGCGACCAATGTGGTCACTCCAAGTCTGACACTCAGGGCTGAAGCGCGCAGTCATGACCCCGTCTTCCGAAAGAAAATTGTCGATGCGTATCAAAAAGCATTCGCCAAAGCTGCGAAATCCGTGAAGTCGGCCGATGGAAAGACAGGAAAAGTCACGTTCAGATCCGACTTGAAATACGAATCATTCCGGTTGGATCCGCAAGAACCAGTTGTTTCGCTGGCCGAATCCGCGGTCGCACACATCGGCTTGACTCCCGAACTGTGCGTCGGAAATGGTGGGCTGGACGCAAACTGGATGACGGCACACGGCTTCCCCACCGTGACACTCGGCTGTGGTCAGCGAGACATCCACACGGTGAACGAATGGCTGCACGTCCCAAGTTTCTTGCAGGGTTGCCAGATCGCCATGCTTCTGGCCAGCGGCGATCTGGGATAA
- a CDS encoding VOC family protein yields MPASQTTNLQPIPYLSFNGTCAEAMRFYEKLLGGKIKVMMSGAETPMADQIPKEFANRIMNAQLELPGGSLLYAGDCPAHLPYDGIKGVSITLNFNHVDEAEAIFNKLADGGQVTMPFSPTFWAKKFGMLIDKFGVPWIINGELLPI; encoded by the coding sequence ATGCCCGCGTCGCAAACCACGAACCTGCAACCAATTCCGTATCTTTCATTCAATGGCACCTGTGCGGAGGCGATGCGGTTCTATGAAAAGTTGCTCGGCGGGAAGATCAAGGTCATGATGTCAGGAGCCGAGACGCCCATGGCCGACCAGATTCCCAAAGAATTTGCGAATCGGATTATGAACGCCCAGTTGGAACTTCCCGGTGGCAGCCTTTTATACGCAGGAGACTGTCCGGCACACCTCCCTTATGATGGCATCAAGGGCGTGAGCATCACTCTGAACTTCAACCATGTCGACGAAGCCGAGGCGATCTTCAACAAGCTGGCGGACGGTGGACAAGTGACGATGCCCTTCAGCCCAACTTTTTGGGCCAAGAAATTTGGCATGCTGATCGACAAGTTCGGAGTGCCTTGGATCATCAACGGCGAACTTCTACCGATTTAA
- a CDS encoding bestrophin family protein: MPIPESSFWFDVFPRDPLSHKYVRHVLKSLLPFVGVGIAVYVLDRFTPVTMDIGIAPYEMAGAVLGVFLVLRTNSGYDRWWEARKLWGGITNQCRSMATAAAAYGTDPVWKAEIICWITLFAHATRRHLRGEHELPEAMRLLRGPLAAEVPRSPHPPQMIAMHLARLLREGSESGQLPDAILMQMERDRVSLLDYMGGCERIVKTPIPRAYNTIIRQFLVLFLVTLPFGIIQKVTWMTPFVTAFVGFPLLALDEIGTELQNPFALSQVNHLPLGQICQTIEDNLRELLPPAKQD, from the coding sequence GTGCCAATTCCTGAATCGAGCTTTTGGTTTGATGTCTTTCCGCGGGATCCGCTTTCGCACAAATATGTTCGTCATGTCCTTAAATCTCTTCTGCCCTTCGTCGGAGTCGGAATTGCCGTCTATGTGTTAGATCGTTTCACTCCCGTGACAATGGACATTGGAATTGCGCCGTATGAAATGGCTGGCGCCGTGCTGGGCGTGTTTCTTGTCCTGCGAACAAACTCAGGGTACGACCGCTGGTGGGAAGCCAGAAAACTCTGGGGCGGTATCACGAATCAGTGTCGCAGTATGGCCACGGCGGCTGCGGCGTACGGAACTGATCCCGTGTGGAAAGCAGAAATCATCTGCTGGATCACGCTCTTCGCTCATGCGACGCGCCGTCATTTGCGAGGCGAGCATGAACTTCCGGAAGCGATGCGATTGCTTCGAGGCCCGCTCGCTGCGGAAGTGCCTCGGTCACCGCATCCGCCACAGATGATCGCAATGCATCTCGCTCGCCTACTGCGTGAAGGTTCAGAATCAGGGCAATTGCCCGATGCCATTCTGATGCAAATGGAGCGGGATCGCGTTTCGCTTCTGGATTACATGGGTGGCTGCGAGCGCATCGTCAAGACGCCGATTCCACGGGCCTACAACACGATCATCAGGCAATTTCTGGTGCTCTTCCTTGTGACGCTTCCGTTCGGGATTATCCAGAAGGTGACCTGGATGACGCCCTTCGTCACGGCGTTTGTCGGATTTCCCCTACTCGCGCTCGACGAAATTGGGACCGAACTGCAGAACCCGTTCGCGCTCTCACAGGTCAACCATTTGCCACTCGGACAAATCTGTCAGACGATTGAGGACAATCTCAGGGAACTTCTTCCGCCCGCCAAGCAGGATTGA
- a CDS encoding OprO/OprP family phosphate-selective porin, whose protein sequence is MPAISQLTSSIHRFGVASSLSALLAGVMCLLPASSCLADDPIQALQQRLDKLEQDNRELRSALSKRSSDGFIPLLTETPPSPDELEDDDQQASDDQSEMGSLVDGYIRRMTEQSRAMEEMQNQKISTLESKLAGVLNKPAPKGTAANGNFGNTGLLFTSNDGNFKTHFGGTAQLDFIAPESQASNIVVPNGAGTPLTQDSTNFRRLRMRADGTMYGTIDWVSEFDFAGFVQNTSQANANLADNGLRSIGTLNGGVQGGNSLNVIQPTTVWMTFKEIPILGNVRVGNQQDWFSIEHITSARYLDFMERAPIMDAFSGPNNNGYTPGVSFFNNTPDKNAGLQMGVYKNNAYDSGYSYSIGNAFTYGGRVIWTPYYDECSEGRYLVHTGFGAQYRTFDTDLALNQNGQNVRLRSRGDLRIASATVTPNFTDTGNFFATGQSLIDPELAVVWGPWTFQAEYTAGWFNGARSTQLAGGIPLDNVFMQGGYVEGLYFLTGENKVYNRQTGLFGQVIPKNNVNFSECKYGAWQVGARYDWMDMNSGLIAGGRNQNGTLGLNWFLNPNIRFQFNTVFSYIDNSANPTIPGPVGSAATGALQGAKFTGEGLIVTVGTRMDISF, encoded by the coding sequence ATGCCGGCGATCTCTCAGCTCACGTCTTCAATTCATCGTTTCGGTGTCGCTTCGTCGCTCTCTGCACTTCTCGCCGGTGTGATGTGTTTGCTGCCTGCGTCCTCTTGCCTGGCAGATGATCCGATTCAAGCGCTGCAGCAACGGCTCGACAAGCTCGAACAAGACAATCGTGAATTGCGGTCGGCGCTCAGTAAGCGTTCCTCAGACGGATTCATACCACTCCTGACCGAAACGCCGCCATCTCCCGACGAACTGGAAGATGACGATCAACAGGCGTCCGATGATCAATCCGAGATGGGTAGTCTGGTCGACGGCTATATTCGCCGGATGACCGAACAGTCTCGGGCGATGGAAGAGATGCAGAACCAGAAGATTTCAACACTCGAAAGCAAACTCGCTGGCGTGCTGAACAAGCCCGCCCCCAAAGGGACGGCAGCGAACGGCAACTTTGGGAATACCGGCCTGCTGTTCACCTCTAATGACGGCAACTTCAAAACCCATTTCGGCGGAACCGCTCAGCTGGATTTCATCGCCCCGGAGTCGCAGGCGAGCAATATCGTCGTGCCCAACGGAGCCGGAACGCCGCTGACACAAGACTCGACAAACTTTCGACGCTTGCGAATGCGAGCGGACGGAACGATGTATGGGACGATCGACTGGGTGTCTGAATTTGATTTCGCCGGCTTCGTTCAGAACACATCTCAAGCCAACGCAAACCTGGCAGACAACGGCCTGCGAAGCATCGGAACGTTGAACGGTGGAGTCCAGGGGGGAAACTCGTTGAATGTGATTCAGCCGACGACAGTCTGGATGACGTTCAAAGAGATCCCCATTCTCGGAAATGTCCGTGTCGGCAATCAACAGGACTGGTTCAGCATCGAGCATATCACGAGCGCACGATACCTCGACTTCATGGAACGCGCGCCCATCATGGATGCGTTCAGCGGACCAAACAACAACGGCTACACGCCAGGGGTGTCGTTCTTTAACAATACTCCTGACAAAAACGCCGGCCTGCAAATGGGGGTCTACAAGAACAACGCGTATGACTCCGGCTATTCTTACAGCATCGGAAACGCGTTTACCTATGGTGGTCGCGTCATCTGGACACCCTATTACGACGAGTGTTCGGAGGGCCGATATCTGGTGCATACCGGCTTTGGCGCTCAATATCGTACATTCGACACCGACCTGGCACTCAATCAGAACGGCCAAAACGTTCGTCTCCGCTCGCGTGGAGACCTGCGAATCGCATCCGCGACCGTGACGCCAAACTTCACCGATACGGGTAACTTCTTCGCCACTGGCCAGTCGTTGATCGATCCCGAACTCGCGGTCGTCTGGGGGCCTTGGACGTTCCAGGCCGAGTACACCGCAGGTTGGTTCAACGGAGCCCGCTCGACGCAGCTTGCGGGCGGGATTCCACTCGACAACGTCTTCATGCAAGGCGGTTATGTCGAAGGTCTGTACTTTTTGACGGGTGAAAACAAGGTCTACAATCGTCAGACGGGATTGTTTGGACAGGTCATCCCGAAGAACAATGTTAACTTTTCGGAGTGCAAGTACGGGGCCTGGCAAGTGGGGGCCCGTTATGACTGGATGGACATGAATTCGGGACTGATTGCTGGCGGACGGAATCAGAACGGGACGTTGGGATTGAACTGGTTCTTGAACCCGAACATTCGCTTCCAGTTCAATACGGTCTTTAGCTACATCGATAACTCGGCAAATCCAACCATCCCCGGACCTGTTGGTTCTGCAGCGACGGGGGCCTTGCAAGGCGCAAAATTCACGGGTGAAGGTCTGATCGTCACGGTCGGCACACGAATGGACATCAGTTTCTGA
- a CDS encoding alpha/beta hydrolase has translation MESSKVSRSLPQLWRRTLVRAVLLYGFIPYLAVTVLFATFQRRLMYRPTVASSLKVLDVGLDTGFGRDVRLYTADGCTLNGWLIQKTPVASESTHAPLLIYFPGNSANRFERLGDLREVAATGFDILIFDYRGYGDSTGRPNASTLSADARLVWDFACSRLNYDPRRIVIFGESLGGGVALSLWSNESPVAPAPAAIILNSTFTSMADVVAWHYPLFPFQYLLLDRWPSAERISRVTSPIVVFHGTADKMIPVAQGRELARRSPNSRFIEVSGASHNDIPMAELRREFHRLCAALTEEQ, from the coding sequence ATGGAATCGAGCAAGGTATCCCGCAGCCTTCCTCAGTTGTGGCGCCGGACCTTGGTGCGCGCAGTCCTTCTCTATGGATTCATTCCCTATCTTGCGGTCACGGTCCTTTTCGCGACCTTTCAACGTCGATTGATGTATCGGCCGACAGTCGCTTCGAGTCTCAAAGTTCTCGACGTCGGGCTGGATACAGGGTTTGGTCGCGATGTCCGACTTTACACAGCGGACGGCTGCACACTGAATGGATGGCTGATTCAAAAGACACCCGTAGCCTCCGAATCGACCCACGCGCCGCTGCTGATTTATTTTCCCGGCAATTCCGCAAATCGATTCGAACGTCTCGGGGACCTTCGGGAAGTTGCTGCAACGGGATTCGATATCCTCATTTTCGACTACCGAGGATATGGCGACAGTACAGGCCGCCCGAATGCATCGACACTGAGCGCGGATGCACGACTCGTTTGGGACTTTGCCTGTTCAAGACTGAACTATGATCCACGCCGAATTGTGATTTTTGGAGAGTCTTTAGGCGGTGGAGTCGCTTTGTCGTTGTGGTCCAACGAGTCGCCAGTCGCCCCTGCGCCGGCTGCGATCATTCTCAATTCGACATTCACAAGTATGGCTGATGTTGTCGCGTGGCACTATCCGCTTTTCCCGTTTCAATACCTTCTCCTCGATCGCTGGCCGTCGGCAGAGAGAATCTCTCGCGTCACCTCGCCAATCGTTGTGTTTCACGGTACGGCGGACAAGATGATCCCCGTAGCTCAAGGGCGTGAGCTTGCCCGCCGATCACCAAACTCCCGATTCATTGAAGTCTCTGGCGCATCACACAACGACATCCCTATGGCCGAACTGCGACGCGAATTCCACCGGCTCTGCGCTGCACTTACTGAGGAGCAGTAG
- a CDS encoding beta/gamma crystallin-related protein, whose translation MSGQPCTEQKWHEAPSGTATASQHGQFERPSNPDALPELVVYQDYDYGGPSLRTNLNFKRLPKEFNDSISSIVIARGTWRFYRDANYTGDYWDLNVGYYPRIGTVSDVISSFQCIKY comes from the coding sequence ATGTCAGGTCAGCCATGCACGGAACAGAAGTGGCACGAGGCACCGAGTGGTACCGCCACCGCGAGTCAGCACGGTCAGTTCGAACGTCCATCGAACCCAGACGCATTGCCTGAACTCGTCGTCTATCAAGATTACGACTATGGTGGTCCCTCGCTGAGGACAAATCTCAATTTCAAGCGACTTCCCAAAGAGTTCAACGACTCCATTTCATCGATCGTGATCGCCCGGGGAACTTGGCGTTTCTACCGAGATGCCAACTATACCGGGGACTATTGGGATTTGAACGTCGGGTACTATCCCAGGATTGGGACGGTCAGCGATGTGATTTCGTCGTTCCAGTGCATCAAATACTAG